The Paroedura picta isolate Pp20150507F chromosome 17, Ppicta_v3.0, whole genome shotgun sequence genome contains the following window.
AGCCTTCGGATCGGAATGTTCCCAAGGGGGTCACGAGTTCAGATGCAGACAAATTGCATCTTTCTCTCGCCCGAGTCTCTCTTATGCTCTGAGACTTAGGATGGAGACGGGCTGTTCTGTCCCCAAAAAGCCCTTGATTTGTTCCGTTGCATGAGGGTCACATTCTGCACAAAAGGAATCAAGGAAACCAAAGCAACAAAAACCAACTCAGTTAGCAATTTGTTCAGACTGATATGCTGTCATGATAAGCAGTTCAAACTGATATGCAGTCATCTTTCTCTAAGATGGCTACAAAATTAGAACTAAACATATTTTTGAAATCTCTGTCTCTTATGGGCAAACACAATCGAAGGGGGGGGTCTTTCAAAACACAAATCAGCTCATCTCCCAATGGGCTggaaaattgccttcctttctgctcTCCCTCATGGGAATCCCTACAAGCTCAGGGGGGGGTCCATTCAAGGACTTCTCTTTGctgtaacacaggggtagtcaacctgtggtcctccagatgtccatggactataattcccatgagcccctgccagcgtttgctggcaggggctcatggggattgtagtccatggacatctggaggaccacaggttgactacccctgctctaacagatTGTGTGGGTCCCTCCCCAAGTCTCTGCACAGCCTACGGATATCGGCCACTTCCTAAAATGTATCAAGTGAGGACATCTAGTGGTCCCTCTAGGTCTTGCTTACCACTAAAGTCTCAGTCCATCTGCAACTTTTAAGACGCACAAAGCTTCATTCTGGGGAGAAATTTTTGCGTGCATCCAGATATCTGAAGAACTGGGCACACACAGAAATCTGCaagccagaatgaaactttgttggtcttaaaacagctcctggactcagactttggcCTCTTGCTTCAGAGCAGCCCAGAGAATCGCCTGACATGAGAAATCTCTTGCAGGGAAATGTCAATTTCGGCTTTGGGGCAGGGAAAAGATCTTGTAGACCTTGTAACCCTTTCAACGTTCCCCACGTGGTCTAGGAGGGCGGCACTCCAGGTTCAGGGGAGCCCAATTCGGATGGAAAAAAGGGGATTCAAATCTGCCTCTGCAAGACCCTTTGTCCAACACTCTCACCCCTACGCCATGCTTGTTCCAAATATCTGATATTTGATTAATGCCTAGGCTGCCCATTTGTCTGCTCTGTGgcactcttttctctcccccagctGCCTTGAGACCTTtgccagaaatgagcagcctaaaaataaaaatatatgttattatttatttatttatttatttatttatttatcatacttctataccgccctccccggaggctcagggcggtttacattaaaacagagaacaatacataaaacagtctgtagaacatttataactgataactaataattgtaaccaaataacaacacagtataacagtatcgttcataattaattaattcaaatttTATACCACTCTCCCGTTGCCAGCTCAGGCCGGCGATCGACATATAAAGGAAAGCAATACACTAGATTAAAAATTATTCACATAAAAtttgcatcttaaaaaaaaaacccacacgtTTAAACATTAACAGTTGTCCAGTTGTGACTGTCGGCGTTTCCCCAGATGTTCTCATTGGGCAGTTCTCACGGAAGATTTAATGGGAGGCCCggtaaatattaataataataaataataatttattcttGCCCTTAGATTTATTCTTAAATGTTAACAATTCCTAGAGTTTAATCACAGCAGTGTAGTCCTATTTGTTTCCTGTGGGTCACTGTGCCGTGCAACAAAGAAGTGAAACGTACTCGCATGCCTAGCAAAAATAATATCCGTCACGTGATTAATATCTTTATTATGTGTGAATAATAAATACTCTTTATTAATATGCATTAGGATTAAGAGAGAATGATGTGATGTTTCTAGTCTGCCCTTCCCCCTCTGGCCACTAGGCggcgtcgcccccccccctccgcggcGGCGGGAAGAAGCTTGTCCCCGGCGGCTCGCCGTCGCCCGGGCCCGTTGCCAAGGAAGGCGCCGCCCGCGGCCCTTAGCAACGGGCGCCACCTCGACCCGCCGGGCCCCATGGCGGCCCCCGccgcccaccccaaccccaccgTCTTCCTCCTCATGCTCAGCGGGCAGATCGAGAGCGCGCAGGTGGGTGAGGGCCGGTTGCCAACAGGCCGGGAGCGGGCGGGGggagcttcctcccccccccctcgcccgtCTGCAGACGCAGCCTTTTGTTTTGGTCTTGAGCAGGCGTGCAATTGCAGACGGCGCTCTTGCAAGGTGCAGGTGTTGGAGCAGGGCGCGGGTCTCCCTTTGCAATGCAAGGACCGAGgctggggggacggggggggcgggggggctcccGTGCAAACGAAAGGCAGCCCGCGGCCCTTTATGAATGTGCATTGAAGCCGAATGATGTTCTCGTGCTAGTCTGGCTGGCTTTCCCCGGGCAGGGAAAGGGCTCCCCCCTCAgcctgccagtctccaggagacgccgggagatctcccggaattgcagctcGCCTCTTTGCAAAAGAGgtctcccgcccccgcccccccccgaggaaatggcgactttggaaggtgggctctgccTGCAGCACGATCCCCCATTGCCTCAAAGGCTGCCCTTTCTGCGCTGCACCCCCAAAGCGCCAGGGAGCCAcgagcccagagttggcaacgctCCTTCCACCCCCCGGGTCTTTTCCCAGGCAGGGAAGAGGTTTCCCCTAgtcttgccaatctccagatggtgcctggagatttcccggaATTGCAACTCGTTTCCAGGCAGGGTTGCTGGGTTCAGGTAggggaacacctggagatttggggatggactctggggaggacggggacctcggGGGAGTGCAAGGCCACAaggtccaccctgcaaagcacccactcccctcccctcccctcccctcccaggggaattgatctctgtagtctggaaacgagctgcaattccggggattcccaggccccacctggaggctggcatcccagacTCCTGGCAAAagggatccgttcccctggagaacatggcaacTTTGCATAAAGGCCCCTCCCCAGATGCCACCCTGGGATTATTGGCATGGAGGAGATGCAGGAGTGGGGTGGAGAAGACAACTGGGGAAGTTGGCAAGGCAGCCCtggcagaagaagagggagggagaccgcCCCAGGGCAAGGGTGCTGAGATGGATTCAGAGGGCCACGCAGGTTTGGCGGATTTCTTACGTCCAAACAAAGAACCCCGGCTAGGGCCCTTTGCTTACATTTCTGCAAGATAGGCGGCATGCCAattgttttttttgttattgCAACCACCTCTGGAGCAGAAGTGCTTTTCGGACAGGATCCCCCCAACGATTGGAGCTCAGAGAAGCAGAGGGGCTCGTTCCTACGCAGCACATGGCGATCCTGTGCACTTGAGCCGCTACACATAGCATTGGAATATGACGTTGCAGGCTTTTCCATTACATCACAAGCCGTCTTGAGTGCTGCAAGTTTGAAAGGCgatgaataaatgttttaaagtcCTGTCTGTCCAGAATCCCAACTGCggccttttccttccctcctgcaGTTCCCGGACTACGACGACCTGTACTGCAAATACTGCTTCGTGTACGGCCACGACTGGGCCCCCACCAcggtgagccttcggggagagaaaagcggcatctgagAACCAGCTCGTCTTATTTATTCCATCTTGTTAATGTTAATGACCCAATGTTAATTACTCCGTAGCGGTTGAGACGTGcccgtgaagctgccttctactgaattggACCCTCGATCCATTGAGGTCCTCAGCCTTGTTTGCTTTGACAGGCAGCCGACCCTCCAGGGtcagaggtcttttgcatcacctactTTGGATCTTttccctgtagatgttgctggcgATTGAACCCCGGGGGGTCTTGCacacgccaagcagaggccctcccTCTGAGCCACCATCCCCctccacagctctccagggtcttccccatccccttctgcctggtcctttcgactgccggggattgaaccatgGTTGGCTATAACAGGTGTATGAATCCTAACAGGTACCTTCGACCTGGCTGGCGGCTGCAGTTCCAGATCAGAAGAAGCGCagaaatgttcaggggaggtTTCCAGAGTAACTTGGAGACCAAGAAAACCCTTCCtaggggagctttgactcttgaacgctcatcccacccacccctaaaaaaaaatcttgctgttttctaaAGTGAAACTGAACACGGATCTCCCCGTGGAGGGTATTTTTGGCGGCTTGTGTTTGGTGGAAGCTGGGTGATAGCCAAGTgctctctgaccccccccccccttgctctcaGGGCTTGGAAGAAGGGATCTCACAGATCACGTCCAAGAACAGGGGCTCCCGGCAAGACCTGGTGTGGAACTTCCCCATCGACATCACCTTCAAAAGCACCAACCCGTTTGGCTGTAAGTGAGGCTCCAGGAGGCCGGGACAGGGAACGGGAAGGGCGAGGCTGGGCACCccctttggcatggagagaatCTCATCTTGCCCGGTCCTACCCCTGAAGACCCCAGCCACACAGCCCGCAATGCCCCCGGGTCACTGAGCCTACAACGTCGCAGTCACAAAACTGAACTGCTTGTAGGGCCGAGCTTCACAGGCGTTCTCTCTCATTTCTGCCTCAGGGCCTCAGATAGTCTTAAGCGTGTACGGTCCCGATCTATTCGGCAACGACGTGGTGCGGGGCTATGGAGCTGTCCACGTCCCTTTTACGCCGGGAAGGTTAGTCCGTGTTTCATTCCCAAGCGCATTTCAGCAGACTGTAATCTTTGTTGGCTGTCTGTCAGAGAGGCCAGTACCAAATGAGCAAGAaggcctcccccacatgcagccagctggcgacttgggccagtcacagttctctcggggctGTTCTCAcatggcagttctctcagagctctcccaaccccacctatctcacagggtgtctgttgtagggagagggaagggaaggcaattgcaagctgctttgagcctcctttggggagtgaaactGGCTCTTCTTGGCAAACTGTAGCCAAACTTGTGACTCTGGTGTGACAACTTTTGTGCTGTGTTTAAAGGcattttattattggttttattaTTGATTATCGATCCCACCCCAGAAAGCCAGGCAGGTCAAGACAAgtgtttataatttattattatcagTGTTTGAATGCTCACAGGTCTAATCCAGTTGGGTAAACTGCTACGTGGTGAAATACAGAAAGCAAGGTGTCAAAACCCAAGTCTTTTAAAATTCTCTTTCAGCCATAAAAGAACCATCCCGATGTTCGTGCCAGAATCGACATCCAAGCTGCAGAAGTTCACCAGGTACCCAAAGAAGTTAGCAACACGGTTCTCTGGTAAAACGTCACCTCAGATTCTTCAGTGCTACCTAAGAGACCCCGGATTTGAGGGTGTGACTTTTCGAGAGTCGAAGCTCTTATCGACAGATACCTGACGGAGATAAGCTGAGGTTTTTAAtcaccccgtttttcactaccagaagaagtccCTAAGCGGCTTACGAACCACCTGCCCCTGGCTGTCCtgtgagaggtggggctgagcaaTCTGCTCAATGAAAACAGGGACTAGCTCAAGGTCTGCCAGCTGGCTTcctgcggaggagtggggaatcaaacacccagTTGTCCGGATTAGAGAGCGCCACTCTTTCACCACCGCACCAAGCTAGAGGGGGCTGATAAGGGGAGATATCTGACCAAGGGAACTgcgactctcaaaagtttatgccCTGAATATCTGGTTTGCTTCAAATCTGGCTCTTCCTCTACTGGCCCAGAGAACTACCCTCCCTAAAACTGTTTTAATGGAGAGTTTTTCCAGACTGAGCCAGCTCTGAGCCAGCATGCTGCATGGAAATCATTTtacatcctggggggggggggggctgagcatgCTGCTAGCCCCAGTTGAAAAGCCGTTTCGACTTGCTGCACTCTGCATTGGGGACTCAGCAACCTGGGACCTCAGGAGCTGTAAAAGAGGGGTCTGGTCAGAGCTGGATGGCTGCCGTTGGACTAACCAGCTTGCTTGGGCGTTCCTTTCAGCTGGCTGATGGGCCGACAGCCGGAGTTCACGGACCCCAAAGTGGTGGCGCAGGGAGAGGGCCGAGAAGGTGAGTGCTTGCAAACAGACACCTCTTGTCCTTTTTTCCTGCCAGTGTTCTAGATAAGGTCGAGGGGCACCGTCCTTGCCCACCCTTAAAGAGTATAAG
Protein-coding sequences here:
- the B9D1 gene encoding B9 domain-containing protein 1 — translated: MAAPAAHPNPTVFLLMLSGQIESAQFPDYDDLYCKYCFVYGHDWAPTTGLEEGISQITSKNRGSRQDLVWNFPIDITFKSTNPFGWPQIVLSVYGPDLFGNDVVRGYGAVHVPFTPGSHKRTIPMFVPESTSKLQKFTSWLMGRQPEFTDPKVVAQGEGREVTRVRSQGFVTLSFHVVTKDMKKLGYEVSPSGDGLHRS